A section of the Eublepharis macularius isolate TG4126 chromosome 1, MPM_Emac_v1.0, whole genome shotgun sequence genome encodes:
- the CSKMT gene encoding citrate synthase-lysine N-methyltransferase CSKMT, mitochondrial isoform X1 has protein sequence MAVAATALAAPRGALRSLMLHAWRCSAAASSSAWAEDLLHRMDQRDTWDRFYSEKRATGPRHFDWFFSYREVSGLLLSTLQGLSSGETRILDVGCGTSALGLGLYRDSPHQLHISCLDFSPLALDSLSQLIRESPPPRHPLSQLCCHLADATDLGATFESSSFHLVLDKGTCDTLLRCPQGPGRAKQLVTECLRVLKPQGKLLQFSDEDPDARVPFLEQAGGANVTVTEIGHINGICYYVYMLGQRPLDLADGREQSLEGKGLKTGPACLP, from the exons ATGGCCGTCGCTGCTactgccctggcagccccccggGGCGCGCTGAGGTCGCTGATGCTGCACGCCTGGCGTTGCTCTGCTGCCGCCTCCTCTTCTGCTTGGGCAG AGGACTTGCTTCATCGCATGGACCAGCGTGACACCTGGGACCGCTTTTACTCCGAGAAACGGGCTACTGGGCCCCGACATTTTGACTGGTTCTTCAGCTACAGGGAGGTCTCAGGACTGCTGCTTTCTACACTGCAGGGTCTGTCCTCTGGTGAGACCCGCATACTGGACGTAGGCTGCGGCACTTCAGCCTTGGGTCTGGGACTGTACCGAGACTCACCCCACCAGCTCCACATTTCTTGCTTGGATTTCTCTCCTCTAGCCCTAGATTCCCTGAGCCAGCTGATCCGGGAGAGCCCCCCACCGCGGCACCCACTTTCCCAACTGTGCTGCCATCTCGCTGACGCCACTGACTTGGGGGCCACTTTTGAATCGAGCTCTTTCCACCTCGTGCTTGATAAGGGGACCTGTGATACGCTCCTCCGGTGCCCCCAAGGGCCAGGTCGAGCCAAACAGTTAGTGACAGAGTGCCTGAGGGTTCTAAAACCCCAAGGCAAGCTGCTTCAGTTCTCTGATGAGGACCCAGATGCCAGGGTACCATTCTTGGAACAGGCTGGGGGTGCGAATGTAACCGTAACGGAGATCGGGCACATTAATGGCATTTGCTACTATGTTTACATGCTTGGCCAAAGGCCCCTGGACTTAGCAGACGGCAGGGAGCAAAGCCTAGAAGGAAAGGGACTCAAAACTGGACCTGCTTGCTTGCCCTAA
- the CSKMT gene encoding citrate synthase-lysine N-methyltransferase CSKMT, mitochondrial isoform X2 encodes MQFNKLHFFTKDASLGEDLLHRMDQRDTWDRFYSEKRATGPRHFDWFFSYREVSGLLLSTLQGLSSGETRILDVGCGTSALGLGLYRDSPHQLHISCLDFSPLALDSLSQLIRESPPPRHPLSQLCCHLADATDLGATFESSSFHLVLDKGTCDTLLRCPQGPGRAKQLVTECLRVLKPQGKLLQFSDEDPDARVPFLEQAGGANVTVTEIGHINGICYYVYMLGQRPLDLADGREQSLEGKGLKTGPACLP; translated from the exons ATGCAATTTAACAAACTGCATTTCTTCACAAAGGATGCGTCACTGGGTG AGGACTTGCTTCATCGCATGGACCAGCGTGACACCTGGGACCGCTTTTACTCCGAGAAACGGGCTACTGGGCCCCGACATTTTGACTGGTTCTTCAGCTACAGGGAGGTCTCAGGACTGCTGCTTTCTACACTGCAGGGTCTGTCCTCTGGTGAGACCCGCATACTGGACGTAGGCTGCGGCACTTCAGCCTTGGGTCTGGGACTGTACCGAGACTCACCCCACCAGCTCCACATTTCTTGCTTGGATTTCTCTCCTCTAGCCCTAGATTCCCTGAGCCAGCTGATCCGGGAGAGCCCCCCACCGCGGCACCCACTTTCCCAACTGTGCTGCCATCTCGCTGACGCCACTGACTTGGGGGCCACTTTTGAATCGAGCTCTTTCCACCTCGTGCTTGATAAGGGGACCTGTGATACGCTCCTCCGGTGCCCCCAAGGGCCAGGTCGAGCCAAACAGTTAGTGACAGAGTGCCTGAGGGTTCTAAAACCCCAAGGCAAGCTGCTTCAGTTCTCTGATGAGGACCCAGATGCCAGGGTACCATTCTTGGAACAGGCTGGGGGTGCGAATGTAACCGTAACGGAGATCGGGCACATTAATGGCATTTGCTACTATGTTTACATGCTTGGCCAAAGGCCCCTGGACTTAGCAGACGGCAGGGAGCAAAGCCTAGAAGGAAAGGGACTCAAAACTGGACCTGCTTGCTTGCCCTAA